From the genome of Glycine max cultivar Williams 82 chromosome 2, Glycine_max_v4.0, whole genome shotgun sequence, one region includes:
- the LOC102668495 gene encoding zinc finger protein 8 isoform X2, with protein sequence MDKTTSTTTSERETHDFMNVDSFSQLPFIRPAPLLKEKPAIRLFGIEFAGENNNNNNTSVVVASADDSESVETTTNNNNNNNLNSFDLDPTNKDDTATATNSTNGESSRRFECHYCCRNFPTSQALGGHQNAHKRERQHAKRAHLQSTMVQGSTFSDAHHVYNLMNYRYGSTPPPPPPPTMPYPTWNNNNNTTRFYGTTTTSFSHHHHHQHQQPINGSPLAFWRIPNGSTNNNNPSFSHEHSSLPPLFATEEIANVRTSQVVGASGPTQNRYVYDSKRDRTGETVSHVWDYGKGKRQLCAHEQFVETHVCRNPSYCPGRWGDERERK encoded by the exons ATGGACAAGACAACGTCAACAACAACCTCCGAGAGAGAAACCCACGACTTCATGAACGTCGACTCGTTCTCCCAACTCCCTTTCATCCGCCCGGCTCCTCTCCTCAAAGAGAAGCCAGCcattcgcctctttggcatcgaATTCGCCGGcgaaaacaacaacaataacaacaccTCTGTTGTTGTCGCTTCGGCCGATGACTCTGAATCGGTCGAAACAACaaccaacaacaataacaacaacaacctcaactCATTCGACCTCGACCCCACCAACAAGGATGACACCGCCACCGCCACCAATAGCACGAACGGCGAGAGTAGCCGCCGCTTCGAGTGCCACTACTGCTGCCGCAACTTCCCCACCTCCCAAGCCCTCGGCGGCCACCAGAACGCCCACAAACGCGAACGCCAGCACGCCAAACGCGCGCACCTCCAGTCCACGATGGTGCAGGGCAGCACCTTCTCCGACGCGCACCACGTCTACAACCTCATGAACTACCGCTACGGTTCcactccaccaccaccaccaccaccaacaatgCCTTATCCAACatggaacaacaacaacaacaccacGCGCTTCTACGGAACAACAACGACTTCGTTTtctcaccaccaccaccaccaacaccaaCAACCTATTAACGGAAGCCCCTTAGCGTTTTGGAGAATCCCTAATGGCTCCACCAATAATAACAACCCTAGTTTCAGCCACGAGCATTCGTCGTTGCCGCCTTTGTTCGCGACCGAGGAAATAGCGAACGTGAGAACCTCGCAGGTTGTCGGAGCCTCGGGGCCAACGCAAAATCGCTACGTGTATGACTCGAAACGCGACCGT ACTGGGGAAACTGTTTCACACGTGTGGGATTATGGAAAGGGTAAGAGACAGTTGTGTGCGCATGAACAATTTGTCGAGACACACGTGTGCCGAAATCCATCATATTGTCCAGGCAGGTGGGGTGATGAGAGAG AAAGAAAGTGA
- the LOC102668495 gene encoding zinc finger protein 8 isoform X1, whose translation MDKTTSTTTSERETHDFMNVDSFSQLPFIRPAPLLKEKPAIRLFGIEFAGENNNNNNTSVVVASADDSESVETTTNNNNNNNLNSFDLDPTNKDDTATATNSTNGESSRRFECHYCCRNFPTSQALGGHQNAHKRERQHAKRAHLQSTMVQGSTFSDAHHVYNLMNYRYGSTPPPPPPPTMPYPTWNNNNNTTRFYGTTTTSFSHHHHHQHQQPINGSPLAFWRIPNGSTNNNNPSFSHEHSSLPPLFATEEIANVRTSQVVGASGPTQNRYVYDSKRDRTGETVSHVWDYGKGKRQLCAHEQFVETHVCRNPSYCPGRWGDERGGFLIQCNCNCERS comes from the exons ATGGACAAGACAACGTCAACAACAACCTCCGAGAGAGAAACCCACGACTTCATGAACGTCGACTCGTTCTCCCAACTCCCTTTCATCCGCCCGGCTCCTCTCCTCAAAGAGAAGCCAGCcattcgcctctttggcatcgaATTCGCCGGcgaaaacaacaacaataacaacaccTCTGTTGTTGTCGCTTCGGCCGATGACTCTGAATCGGTCGAAACAACaaccaacaacaataacaacaacaacctcaactCATTCGACCTCGACCCCACCAACAAGGATGACACCGCCACCGCCACCAATAGCACGAACGGCGAGAGTAGCCGCCGCTTCGAGTGCCACTACTGCTGCCGCAACTTCCCCACCTCCCAAGCCCTCGGCGGCCACCAGAACGCCCACAAACGCGAACGCCAGCACGCCAAACGCGCGCACCTCCAGTCCACGATGGTGCAGGGCAGCACCTTCTCCGACGCGCACCACGTCTACAACCTCATGAACTACCGCTACGGTTCcactccaccaccaccaccaccaccaacaatgCCTTATCCAACatggaacaacaacaacaacaccacGCGCTTCTACGGAACAACAACGACTTCGTTTtctcaccaccaccaccaccaacaccaaCAACCTATTAACGGAAGCCCCTTAGCGTTTTGGAGAATCCCTAATGGCTCCACCAATAATAACAACCCTAGTTTCAGCCACGAGCATTCGTCGTTGCCGCCTTTGTTCGCGACCGAGGAAATAGCGAACGTGAGAACCTCGCAGGTTGTCGGAGCCTCGGGGCCAACGCAAAATCGCTACGTGTATGACTCGAAACGCGACCGT ACTGGGGAAACTGTTTCACACGTGTGGGATTATGGAAAGGGTAAGAGACAGTTGTGTGCGCATGAACAATTTGTCGAGACACACGTGTGCCGAAATCCATCATATTGTCCAGGCAGGTGGGGTGATGAGAGAGGTGGGTTTCTGATTCAATGCAATTGTAATTGTGAAAGGTCATGA